AAATTTTCGTCATTCTATCTTGCTGTTCTCTCAATCAATCTTTTGTTTTACGAAAAGTTGATGCTCAAAGAGGCTAAAAATTTTAAATCTTATAATAAGATTAAGGGAAAGGCTTGCTTCAAAACTAAGAATAGCTAAAAATTTTAAATCTAAAAGTTTAATTAATCCCATGTATCTATTTAACATTCATAACGACGATATGTACTCTATATCAGACACGAAAGCTTATCAAATCAAAATAGACGAAAAACAAATATCTTCTTTCATAAACAGATATATAGAGATAGAATACCCATCCCTTAAAGAAGCATTAGAAACTAAATTACCTTCAACCTTGATTAAAAGATTAATATCTGAATATGATCCAATAAGGAAACAAATTTATTTAACTAAAAAATTGAAACAACTCCTAAAGTATCATGATGAACTAACAAAATTAGGATTGAAAATAAAAATAGAAACAAAAGATAAACTACCCAGTGAAACTAAAGGAAAGATGGATAAAGAAGTTAAAGGCATACGCATATACTTTACTGACCAAGCTTACGATACATTACTCTTAGCTAGTGAAGAAAAAGGAAAGGATATATACAAAGCGAAGAACGGGATAATGATAGATCATACATTGGCAATTGCAGTTATAGACGAAAAACAATTACCTGAGTCTATCTCCTTATGTTATGATGCAAAAAATATGAAAATCATACTTTTATCCAGTACGCAATTCATTAATTACGGAACAGGTAAGTATACTGCACCTTGCGTTAGAGCAAATATAAGAGGAGTTTCATCATATAGAAAAGAAAGCGTGCTGACTATTGCAAATAAAATAGAAAAAGAAGGGGAAGGAGAGAGAAAAGAGAAGAAATCCATTAATCAGAAGAAGCATTCAAAAGATGAAGTAACGCAGTACTCAAAAGATGGATATGATTACATTCAATGCATCTTAAATGATCCTATATCTACAATATGCAAACAAATTTTAATAAGAAATGGAATACAGACAGACAAAGTAGATGAAATAACTTATTTGTTTTCTCCCTGCGTTTACGTTTACACTTCTGCTGAACTCTGCCTATCTCACATGCCATCTTACATTGCCTCTGACTTAATAAGATTTTTATATAAATAGATAGTAATTTGTGCAGAATTTGTGATTACTTAACACTGATTCAGCTGGCATTCCTAGTTGAGAAAAGAGCATTAATTTTCAGATAATCCACAAACTTAGTCTGTGAAGTATTTCAAAATTGAAGTTCTTTCTCTTAATCAGAACATTTCATAAAATTAACGTAAAGTATTCAGATAGTAGACACTACAAACTACTAGTACTTTTAGTGTGCTCTCTTATCCTTTTTTCTTATTATTATAATTAATACTATGAAAATTCATCATTTTTCACGTTTATGTTCAAGTTTTTTACCAGAGTTGATCAGTCAGAACTTCTTAATAAAATATAAATATATAGAAGCTATAATTTTAAAAACGTAATGCAACTTCTCGTGCATATTTTCACAGTATTATGAAAATGTCCTTTTATAAACTTCTTTTTTCTGACATCTTCTTATTATACTGTGAATCCTTAAAGGAATAACTCAAGCAATTCAATTTTAATATCTAAGATAGTTTGTGGATTTTCTGAAAATTGATATTCTCTCTATTAGGACTATTCATAGAATTATCGTATAGTTTTAAAATGATATACACGCACACTAAATCTAAGTTAGTGTATATTTGAACACTTTACTTTTTTGCTATGAGTTAATCAAGAGAAAAGCTTATTTCAGATATTCTCTCCACAAACTAAATCTAAGAAAAAATTTATAAGATATACCTAGAACAACTAGCATTTCATGGGTACCCATTATTCATTGGTACCCAGGAATTCTGCCAGCGATCTAAATTTAGGCTTCTCTTCAACCGATACGTAAGCGTATTCACTTTCCTTATCATCAAGCCTTATGTATCCTATTCCTCTGCTTTTTCCTTGACCTATAAAATATCCTAAATCTCTTAAGTATCTTAACGTCTCTTTCCATCCATTAAATATTTCATCGTCACCCCTTAGTATTACCTTTACATTCACTACTGGAGTTAGCACTATTTCTTCTGAAAATAATGATTTCTCTAAGTTAGTCTTTGATTTTCTATCTATAGTAACATGAGGCCTTACCACGGATTTAGCGTCTATTAAACTATCAGATATTGTTATTGCTCCCGCTAAGCTCTCCTTTTCATCATGATATCCGTAAATGTATTTAGCTGACTGACTCACTGACTCCGTTATCCTCCTAAACATCCCTTTCCAACTAGTTGAAGGTATAACATATTTATCCCTGAATTTTAACGCATAAATTGTATTTTCTCCTTCAATTTTAGTTCCTATTCTTATCCCGTTCGGAGTTAAGAATTTTAGGTTAAATAAACAAGCTTTCATTCTACCACCTTTAATAGTTCATGAAGATCTTTTATTGACAATAAGAAGTTCAACCCAGCTGGCCTTAAGTCCACATTTATTCTGTCAAGGTAAATTAAACTTCCTTCTTTAATTGAATTGAACACAGGCTTTTGACCTGAGTATTCATCTGTAGTAAACCAGCCTGAGTATATGCTAGTGTCTCCTATTATTGACTTAGCTGAAAGTATTTGATTTCCAAATAATTTTGTTACGCATTGGGAAAGGCAATAGGATAAACCCCCTTCTGATTCTGGGAATTCTACTTCCTTTACTTTTTGAATCTGTATTTCTTTGTTACCTCTATTCTTTCCCCTACCTACTCTTATCGTTTCTACTACGTCTATTATTTCGCTCGGTTGAGAAAGAGCCCACATTTCTCCCAGTTTTTTGTACTCGTAAGCGTACAGCATATTCGTAACTGAGGTAGCCTTATCTTTGTCAATCGCTACGTGCATTTCTATCGTTGACTCTGAAGAATACTGAGAGTATAAGTATTTTTCGTTCTCTTCCTTATTTAAAGTGATCAATGTCCCTATTTTTGGTTTTGGCGTTTCTTCACTCTTAAATTTCATGATCTCTTCTAAACTCTTTCCTTCTTTCATTTCTGCACTCTTTTTCTGCAATATTTCTTTCTCTTCTTCAAAAAGTTTAGATTTTCTAGATACTGCTGGTGAGAAGTAATGGGCTGGAGCTGAGCTTTTAGGATACGCTGGAGATACGTAATAGTTCTGATCAATTTTTCCCTTTTGATAATAATATTCAGCTAATATTGCTCCACGTAACGTGGTAGACGGAATGTAATCAGTTACGGAAAAATAATAATTCTTTATTTTTCTCATATAAGTAGTAGTATATCCGTCTATTTTCAATTTCAACAAAACGTACTTCGACATAGAATCACCATAAATAGTTTTCTAAATTAGTTACAATTTTTTTCATTTCTTCATCACATTTATATTTTTCGCATATGTTTTCAATTTTAAGATCAATCATAGCATTCCTTCCTAACCTCCATAGCCTTAAAGCGGACAAAGAGTAAAGAAGCAATTTAAGCATCCTTTCACGACACGAATCTCTGAAATTCACTTCTATTACCACTTCACTTTCCGGAGATATTGCTTCTTGCGAAAATAATCCCCCTTCCACTGCCTTCTGAGTTTTATCATCAATGGCTACTCTAGTAAATGAAACTTTATCCAATTTTTCCAAATCTGTCACAATATTTATGGTAAAACATCCTATATCCCTAGATTTTGGATAACCAAATAGTAAGCAGACATCGCAAGGTTTTCCAAGTTCTTTATGTTTTTCAGTTATTTCTTCTGGTCTAATCTTCCCACAGCTAGTATAATTTTGCGGTAAAAATTTATTTATTGCAGTCCTCATACTTCCCTTTATGGATGACGGCGGAATAATTAGATCATTTAATGAAATATCTGTCCTTCCTTCAGCTCCACCGCCTATCGTTAACGCAGTGTAATTTTTAATAAAAACTTTGAACCTCATAAACCAACACCTAACCTAAAAGTCTTTAACATGTAAAAATAATCTTGAATTGGAAGTATTTCCTTACCTTCTTTCTCCTTTATTTCAACGTACTTCCTCAGAATAAAACTGATCAAATCCTTTTCCTCCTTAGATTCAGCCCTAAACTTATACCTAAGCATATAAGCTAAAGTCGAAAGAAAATCATTCTCAAAAGAATATTCTACAATGTAATTTATGTAACCCAATTTCTCCCTAGTCTTCTTCTTACCTTGTTTCTTATCGTAATAATAAGATAACACATTCTTAAAGTCCATATAACCTAACATATTCAAAACTCCTTCAACATCCTTCAATTCATTCTTAAGCAATAAATATGAATTCCCATCTTCTATTCTCCTAACTACTCCGTCCGTCGCTAAAGATGATTCAAAAGTCAAACAAGAAATAGAAGTTTTAGGACTTCCTTCTATTTTAGCATCCTCCATCAATTGATCTACAGCCCTTATAGCAAACTGTATTGGATGATCAGGCTTTATCGTAAGTACACCAACCTTAAAAGTAAAACCAGTATACTCTTCAGCCCTCTGAAACATCTTCACAGCAAAAGGCAAAGAAATTATTGCAGGAGAAAAAATCAAAACATCGTCTCCGCCCAAATAGAGAACTCCAGATAAAATCCTTGAAGCAATATTCTCCTTATCCTGTTCTGACAAACTGCCTAAGTCTAACAACTCCTTCAACGTTTCATAAAACGAAGTCTTTATTCCATAGTCTAACCTAAAACTCCTATCAATATAATCAGAGAAAGTAATACTATTTCTAAAAATTTCCCCACCGTAATTTCCATCAGCCTTTATCAAGGATAAGTAAGTACTATCATTCGGATCCCTATATCCAGCTATGAACTCCATAGGATCTATATCCTTCCTAAAACTTTCAGGATTTATAGTATAATTTCCAACAATATAAGTAGAATTAACCTTAGCAGAAAATCCCCTGTTAATCGAAAGAGAGTTAACCTTATAACACAGAGAACATAACTTCATATTCTCGTTATTGATCGACACTATTTCTACAGCTGGTCTTATTCCACAGTTATCGCAAACCACGTGAAACCCTAGAGAGTAAACTTCCTCCTCCTCAGAGTTTACAACATACCTTTCAGTAGAAGAATAAAGATAAGGAGTAACCTCAGCAAAATTCCTAACGTAATTCCTATAAGCAAACTCAGCAATCCTAACAGAAAGCTTAACTCCAAATTCGTCCTTTCCCAAATCCCTTAAACTAGCCAACTTATTCTCTAAATCAGACCCAATATCCTTCCTCACCACGATGTAAGAATGTCCTCCATAACCACTCAGTAAAGCCTCGGCAGGAATCCTGGACTTTCCATTAGTAATATTGTAAAATAAATTATCAATGTAAACAAAGGAAGAAACTGTAGTCATGAAATCAACCAACATACTGGCAAAAGACATATCCCTCAAATTCGGAAAACTAGAAATAAACTTCTGAATACTTGGAAAATCTATGTAAACCAAATAACCTATAAGATCATTAGGTACAACCTTCGCGACATTAACCTTTTTATCGCTCTGGAAAACCTTCAATTCAGACTTTTTGTCAATCAAAGTACCAAGCAAATACTTAAACAAAGTAACGCTAAGCTCCTCGTACTTTTCCTTACCTAACTGATTAAAACATTCAAAAGACTCCTCCCTCCTCAGTTTATAACACTTCTCATCTTCAGAACCCTCCAAAGCCTTACCAATAATCTTACTTAACCTATCAGCGGAAGAAGCCAGTTCGTCAGCCTTACTCAGAATAGAATCGTAATCAGAATGATGCTGTAAAACTATATCCCTAACCCTGGTCAAAGGATCATAAATCTTATTATCTTTACCTATATTAGCCAAAACTTTATCCAAAATCTCCACTCCAGCCTTAACGTGATGCTCAGGTTCAAACAATTTCCCCAAATCGTGAAGCAAAGCAGCAATCCTCAAATAATTCAAATCCAGAGAAGACGCTTGAAGAAGCCAAACCAAAATAGAAGTCAACTGAAGATGAGAAGCCAAAGAAGAAACATTGTACCCAGGCCTAGTATCAGCAGGAGTATAAAGCAAAGCCTCATAAATTTCCTTTATAGAATTAATATAACCAGAAATCTGAGTAAGATTCAATTTCTTCCTTAAATCCTCTAATTTCTTCATCAAATCCTCAACATTCGTGTAATTAATCACATTACAATGCCTAGCAATAACATAAGTAAAGAAATATTCATAAGCAGTAGACAAATAATTACCACTCGACGGAGCATAAGACAACAACATCGGAGCCTTAAATATAAACGAAAGCAAATCAGCGTAAACATCGATAGCATGATCAGGACAAACATTAGAAGAAATATCAGCAAACACAGTCAACACTTGAACTACCTTCTCCTTCAATTCTTGATTCTTACTTTCATCAACAAACCTAACTTTTAATTCAGGAACTAGAAGCTTTCCCCTCATAATTCACCACCATATACAAATATTCCAATTCCTTTCCATTTACCTTAACAGAAATCTTTTTTTCATCGTTTATCACAGCATCAGCCAAAAACAAACACTCCTCCCCATTAAAAGAAAGAGACAAATCCCTCTTAACACAGATCTTCCTTTCCACCATTCCTACCAATCCTCCTTAAAATCTCTTGGCCTATATTTAGTTTGAAAAGCTTGAATAGAAGAGATAACATCAGAAGAATTGACAGCACCAATAGAAAAAGTAACCCTACCAAACCTCTTATCCTCATACTTAAATCTTCCCAAAAGCTGAACCTTACTTAAGACTCTCCCATTCTGAACCCTAATCCCAAAACCATAAAACAACATTCCTAACTCCTCCTTACTTAAAGAATTATAGACAACCTTTCCAGAAAACCTAGCACCCTTTTTAGCAACCTCATATCCAACATTACTTATCTTAATTACGTCAGTCTTATCACTGGATACAAAATCAGAAAAATTCACCCTACTAGCCAAACCAGAATTACCCAAAAGATTACACACCGGGCAAACATTAGGATAATCCTCTGGATCAAACCTATCACTCTTCTTATGCTCAGGTTTAAATATACTCTTATACCTTGGAGAATAATTACTTCCCCTGCTATCCACAATATAACAGCTACCAGGTATAGCTAACTCCAACCTAGTCCTAACCATCCCCTTAATAGTAGAACCGGGAATTACAGTCTTTCCCTCATAATGATTCATCAAATACATTTCCTGAGAAAAGAAATTATTAACCTCATTAGGTATATCACCTTTTAATGCCTGATCAACCAACTTATCCACATCAGAAATCGGCTTTAAAACTTCAACACTATACTCACCACTTCCAACGTGAAGATAATCAGAAACCACAGTCATTTCAACATTAATAATTCCACTAAATCCGCTCACTCTATTTCTAGGAGTATACTCACTCCTTTGGATATGGGATTGAGACACTTTCAAACGCCTCTACAAATTTTTTCATTTGTTCAAAAAAA
This genomic window from Acidianus manzaensis contains:
- a CDS encoding RAMP superfamily CRISPR-associated protein; the protein is MRFKVFIKNYTALTIGGGAEGRTDISLNDLIIPPSSIKGSMRTAINKFLPQNYTSCGKIRPEEITEKHKELGKPCDVCLLFGYPKSRDIGCFTINIVTDLEKLDKVSFTRVAIDDKTQKAVEGGLFSQEAISPESEVVIEVNFRDSCRERMLKLLLYSLSALRLWRLGRNAMIDLKIENICEKYKCDEEMKKIVTNLENYLW
- a CDS encoding RAMP superfamily CRISPR-associated protein, which codes for MSQSHIQRSEYTPRNRVSGFSGIINVEMTVVSDYLHVGSGEYSVEVLKPISDVDKLVDQALKGDIPNEVNNFFSQEMYLMNHYEGKTVIPGSTIKGMVRTRLELAIPGSCYIVDSRGSNYSPRYKSIFKPEHKKSDRFDPEDYPNVCPVCNLLGNSGLASRVNFSDFVSSDKTDVIKISNVGYEVAKKGARFSGKVVYNSLSKEELGMLFYGFGIRVQNGRVLSKVQLLGRFKYEDKRFGRVTFSIGAVNSSDVISSIQAFQTKYRPRDFKEDW
- a CDS encoding RAMP superfamily CRISPR-associated protein, giving the protein MKACLFNLKFLTPNGIRIGTKIEGENTIYALKFRDKYVIPSTSWKGMFRRITESVSQSAKYIYGYHDEKESLAGAITISDSLIDAKSVVRPHVTIDRKSKTNLEKSLFSEEIVLTPVVNVKVILRGDDEIFNGWKETLRYLRDLGYFIGQGKSRGIGYIRLDDKESEYAYVSVEEKPKFRSLAEFLGTNE
- a CDS encoding HD domain-containing protein; its protein translation is MRGKLLVPELKVRFVDESKNQELKEKVVQVLTVFADISSNVCPDHAIDVYADLLSFIFKAPMLLSYAPSSGNYLSTAYEYFFTYVIARHCNVINYTNVEDLMKKLEDLRKKLNLTQISGYINSIKEIYEALLYTPADTRPGYNVSSLASHLQLTSILVWLLQASSLDLNYLRIAALLHDLGKLFEPEHHVKAGVEILDKVLANIGKDNKIYDPLTRVRDIVLQHHSDYDSILSKADELASSADRLSKIIGKALEGSEDEKCYKLRREESFECFNQLGKEKYEELSVTLFKYLLGTLIDKKSELKVFQSDKKVNVAKVVPNDLIGYLVYIDFPSIQKFISSFPNLRDMSFASMLVDFMTTVSSFVYIDNLFYNITNGKSRIPAEALLSGYGGHSYIVVRKDIGSDLENKLASLRDLGKDEFGVKLSVRIAEFAYRNYVRNFAEVTPYLYSSTERYVVNSEEEEVYSLGFHVVCDNCGIRPAVEIVSINNENMKLCSLCYKVNSLSINRGFSAKVNSTYIVGNYTINPESFRKDIDPMEFIAGYRDPNDSTYLSLIKADGNYGGEIFRNSITFSDYIDRSFRLDYGIKTSFYETLKELLDLGSLSEQDKENIASRILSGVLYLGGDDVLIFSPAIISLPFAVKMFQRAEEYTGFTFKVGVLTIKPDHPIQFAIRAVDQLMEDAKIEGSPKTSISCLTFESSLATDGVVRRIEDGNSYLLLKNELKDVEGVLNMLGYMDFKNVLSYYYDKKQGKKKTREKLGYINYIVEYSFENDFLSTLAYMLRYKFRAESKEEKDLISFILRKYVEIKEKEGKEILPIQDYFYMLKTFRLGVGL